The sequence GCTCCGTGCTTAGTACGGGTAAAGATTAAAGCGTGTTCAATTTTATTGTTCGCTAAAACGTGTTTTAATAAGCCTCGTTTGTTTTCTTTTTTTACATAATAAACCGATTGCTCAACCAATGTTGTTGTTGAAGAAACCGGATTTACAGCAATACTCACAGGATTCACTAAAATAGTATTTGCCAGTTTCATAATGGCAGGAGCAGCAGTAGCAGAGAAAAATAAAGTCTGACGCTTAGCAGGAATTTTAGTAATGATTTTTTTGATATCGTTAATAAAACCCATGTCCAACATACGATCTGCTTCGTCTAATACAAAGTGTTCGATGTTGTTTAATTTTACGTAACCCTGATTCATTAAATCTAATAAACGGCCGGGAGTAGCAATAATAACGTCTACACCTCTGCGTAAATTATTTACCTGGTTTACCTGAGATACACCACCAAAAATAATACAGTGGGAGATGCCTAAATTTTTGCCGTAAGCTGTAAAGTTTTCGCTGATCTGTGAAACTAATTCGCGGGTAGGAGCAAGGATAAGTGTTTTAACAACTCCAGGCCCTTGTCTTTGATTGCTTTTTTTAGCGTCTAATAATTGTAAGATAGGAAGTGCAAAAGCTGCTGTTTTACCAGTACCGGTTTGCGCGCATCCGAAAATGTCTTTCCCGTCTAAAATGTGAGGAATTGCTTGTTCTTGAATGGGAGTTGGTTGTGTGTATCCTTTTTTGTCAAGTGCCATGACTAGTGGCTTAATAAGTCTTAAGTTTGAAAATGTCATTAAATTGTTTAATTCGTTAATTGTTCTTTTACACGTGATCTTTCATCACATCATTTTAATCAGGGAAAAATGTAAAATTAATCGAATTGCAATCAGGGTGACACAAACAAGAAGTATACAGTCTTCTCAAGAAGATGCGCAAAGATACACAAGTTATTAACAAAAAACTAATTTTTTGAAATAGCTGGCTAATGTACTGATTTTCAATGTGAAGTAGAAAGTGTAACTTCTTAGCTTGATGTATTTCGCGCAAAACACGCATCTGAAATTATTCCTTCACAAGTTTCAAAGTCGGCGAATGTTCGGTAGTATAAAGCCTTAAAAAATAAATGCCGTTTTTATGTACGCTTACTTCCAAGCTGTTTTTTCCTGGCTCCAATTTTTTTGATAAGACTAATCTTCCTGTAAAATCAAAGAGTTTGGCCGGCAGCGAAGAACGTAATGATCTTTACAGAGTATGTTTCAGGGAAATTATTGCGAGCTATTTCTTATTTCCAATCATCTTTTCATAAGACTCATCGTTTCCCGCGCGAAACTTAAAAAAGATTTTGAATTTTGCGCGTGATTTTTCTTCCATCGCACAAAAGAAAGGAAGTTTTGCTGGCTCATACTTCATGCTCAGATCTTTTTTTAAAGTCTGTGGATTTTTTAAGCTAAGGAGTTTTGGGAAAACCAGAAGAGTGGAGTGAAGTGGTGGTAAACGAAGGATTTCTTTTGATGCATTCTGCGCACTACCTACTGTTGTTAGCAATGCGCAGAAAAATACTATCAAAAATTTTAGTTTCACGATTTATATACGTTAGATGCTTTAAACCGGATTAAAAAGTTTAGCTCACGGCTTCTCTTTCTTTTTCCAGGTAGGTATTCACCACTTCAATAGCATTGTCGATCACGTCGCTCAGTGCACAAATGAATGAACCCGGTCTTGCCAACGAAAACGCGTGTTTCAAAGCTTCCACTTCTTTTGGAATGTACTCATAAGATTTATTCGGATCAGATTGTTTGATGCCTTCCACCAAGAGATCCACAATTTCCTGGGCTTGTCGTCCACGTAAAAATTTGTCCTGGCGAATGATAATATGGTCAAACATCTCCGCAGAAATTTTTCCCATTTTACGGATATCATCGTCGCGTCTGTCGCCAGTACCTGTGATGATGCCAATTTTCATCGGTGAATCTACCGAAGATAAAAATTCTTTGATGCCGTTAAAGCCATCCGGGTTGTGAGCGAAATCAATTAGTACTTTATAATCTTTAAAATCAAAAATATTCATGCGTCCCGGAGTTTGCGCTGCCGAAGGAATAAAAGTCTCCAGATTTATTTTTATATCTTCTATCTGGAACCCGTAAACGTAAGTGGCCAGTGTTGCCGCCAAAACATTGGCAACCATAAAGGAAACCTTTCCACCAAAAGTCAAAGGGATGTTTGCTACTTTTTCAATTCTGAATTTCCATTCGCCTTTTTTAATGGTAACGAATCCATTTTCATAAATTGCGGCGATACCACCTTTTTTGCAGTGCTCAACTATTACAGGATTATTTTCATCCATGCTAAAGTAAGCTACTTTACAATCTGCATTTTTTCCCAGAATTACGCAGTGCGCATTGTCGGCATTTAGCACAGCGTAACCATCACGCTTAACGCTTTTTACTACAACGCCTTTTACATTGGCCATGTCGCGAAGAGTATTGATATCCGAAAGTCCCATGTGATCTTCCTGAATGTTAGTTACAACAGCCACATCACATCTGCCGAAACCCAAACCAGATCTGAGAATTCCGCCACGCGCTGTTTCAAGAACAGCAAATTCTACTGTAGGATCTTTTAAAATAAATTCCGCACTTATTGGTCCCGTTGTATCTCCCTTGGTGAGCATTGAATTATGCACGTAGATGCCATCAGAAGTGGTGTAACCAACACGGTAACCGTTATTTTTTACGATGTGTGAAATTAAACGGGTCGTTGTTGTTTTTCCATTAGTGCCTGTAATAGCGATGATAGGAATGCGGCAATTTTTTCCCGGAGGATAAAGCATGTCAATTACAGGCGCTGCCACGTTTCTTGGTAAACCGTTTGCAGGAGCTAAATGCATTCTAAATCCTGGTGCAGCATTTACTTCTAAAACTACGCCACCTGTGGTTTCTAAAGGTTCACTTAAATTGGTGGCCATAATGTCGATGCCACAAATATCTAAACCGATAACACGTGAAATGCGTTCACAATAAAAAATATTTGTTGGATGCATAATGTCCGTTACATCGGTAGAGGTTCCGCCAGTGCTGAGGTTCGCGGTTCCTTTTAAATAACATTTCTCATCCTTTTTTAGAACGGTTTCTAAAGTATAATTGGATTTTGCTAACTGATCGGTGGTCTCTTTGTCAATACTAATCTCTGTTAAAACATTTTCATGACCGTAACCGCGACGAGGGTCTTTATTTTCTGTATCAATCAAAACCTGGATAGTAGATTTTCCATCACCAATTACATGTGCCGGCTCACGCAATGCAGCTGCAATAAAGCGGTGGTTGATAACCAAAACGCGGAAATCGTAGCCGGTGATAAATTTTTCTACGATGATTTTGCGCGAATATTTTTTTGCATGATGAAAAGCTTCGATGGCGGCTTCTTCTGTTTTTACATTAATAGATGCACCTTTGCCATGATTGCCAT is a genomic window of Sphingobacteriaceae bacterium containing:
- the cphA gene encoding cyanophycin synthetase yields the protein MQIIEIKTLKGPNYWSNYRKKLIVMKLDLQELEELPTNKIKGFPERLKAALPSLHSHRCSKDHSGGFFERVAEGTWMGHVIEHIALEIQSMAGMEVGFGRTRGTGKPGVYNVVFSYMEPTVGVYAAKAAVAIAQSIISDTEYDIASDIKTMRRMRERERFGPSTGSIVDEAVARDIPFIRLNNQSLVQLGYGKNQVRFRATMTDRTSSIAVDLASNKDETKRMLQEAAIPVAKGMCISEEEQVKEVISSVGFPLVFKPLDGNHGKGASINVKTEEAAIEAFHHAKKYSRKIIVEKFITGYDFRVLVINHRFIAAALREPAHVIGDGKSTIQVLIDTENKDPRRGYGHENVLTEISIDKETTDQLAKSNYTLETVLKKDEKCYLKGTANLSTGGTSTDVTDIMHPTNIFYCERISRVIGLDICGIDIMATNLSEPLETTGGVVLEVNAAPGFRMHLAPANGLPRNVAAPVIDMLYPPGKNCRIPIIAITGTNGKTTTTRLISHIVKNNGYRVGYTTSDGIYVHNSMLTKGDTTGPISAEFILKDPTVEFAVLETARGGILRSGLGFGRCDVAVVTNIQEDHMGLSDINTLRDMANVKGVVVKSVKRDGYAVLNADNAHCVILGKNADCKVAYFSMDENNPVIVEHCKKGGIAAIYENGFVTIKKGEWKFRIEKVANIPLTFGGKVSFMVANVLAATLATYVYGFQIEDIKINLETFIPSAAQTPGRMNIFDFKDYKVLIDFAHNPDGFNGIKEFLSSVDSPMKIGIITGTGDRRDDDIRKMGKISAEMFDHIIIRQDKFLRGRQAQEIVDLLVEGIKQSDPNKSYEYIPKEVEALKHAFSLARPGSFICALSDVIDNAIEVVNTYLEKEREAVS
- a CDS encoding DEAD/DEAH box helicase, coding for MTFSNLRLIKPLVMALDKKGYTQPTPIQEQAIPHILDGKDIFGCAQTGTGKTAAFALPILQLLDAKKSNQRQGPGVVKTLILAPTRELVSQISENFTAYGKNLGISHCIIFGGVSQVNQVNNLRRGVDVIIATPGRLLDLMNQGYVKLNNIEHFVLDEADRMLDMGFINDIKKIITKIPAKRQTLFFSATAAPAIMKLANTILVNPVSIAVNPVSSTTTLVEQSVYYVKKENKRGLLKHVLANNKIEHALIFTRTKHGADKVVKDLEKDGIAAAAIHGNKSQGARERALKGFKNRTIRILVATDIASRGIDVDKLSHVINYEIPEQAETYVHRIGRTGRAGASGVAMSFCAKEEMTYLKDINKLIKKNIEVVSTHPFN